A region from the Kineothrix sp. IPX-CK genome encodes:
- the ilvC gene encoding ketol-acid reductoisomerase: MANIYYQEDCNLSMLDGKTIAVIGYGSQGHAHALNAKESGCNVIIGLYEGSKSWAKAEAQGFQVYTAAEAAKKADIIMILINDELQAKMYKESIEPNLEAGNMLMFAHGFNIHFGQIVAPKDVDVTMIAPKGPGHTVRSEYQEGKGVPCLVAVHQDATGKALDMALAYALAIGGARAGVLETTFRTETETDLFGEQAVLCGGVCALMQAGFETLIEAGYDERNAYFECIHEMKLIVDLIYQSGFEGMRYSISNTAEYGDYITGPKIITEDTKKAMKKILSDIQDGTFAKDFLLDMSQAGGQAHFKAMRKLAAEHPAETVGKDIRKLYSWNNESSKLINN, encoded by the coding sequence ATGGCAAATATCTATTATCAGGAAGATTGTAACCTTTCCATGCTGGATGGAAAAACAATTGCTGTTATCGGTTATGGCAGCCAAGGACATGCACACGCACTCAATGCGAAAGAATCGGGATGCAATGTCATTATCGGCCTTTATGAAGGTTCAAAATCTTGGGCAAAGGCAGAAGCTCAGGGTTTTCAGGTATATACAGCAGCTGAAGCTGCTAAAAAAGCAGACATTATCATGATTCTCATCAATGATGAGCTTCAGGCTAAGATGTACAAAGAGTCCATCGAGCCCAATTTGGAGGCGGGCAATATGCTCATGTTCGCACACGGTTTCAACATTCATTTCGGGCAGATTGTTGCACCTAAGGATGTGGATGTTACCATGATCGCACCTAAGGGACCGGGACATACGGTAAGAAGCGAATATCAGGAAGGCAAAGGCGTTCCTTGCCTTGTAGCGGTACATCAGGATGCTACAGGAAAAGCTCTGGATATGGCTTTAGCTTATGCTTTGGCGATCGGCGGCGCGAGAGCGGGCGTTCTGGAGACGACCTTCAGAACGGAAACAGAAACAGACCTTTTCGGCGAGCAGGCAGTCCTCTGCGGCGGCGTATGTGCTTTGATGCAGGCAGGCTTTGAGACGCTGATAGAAGCTGGATATGATGAAAGAAACGCTTACTTCGAATGTATCCACGAAATGAAGCTGATTGTAGACCTTATTTACCAGTCCGGTTTCGAAGGAATGAGATATTCCATCTCCAATACGGCCGAATATGGTGATTATATTACAGGTCCTAAGATTATTACGGAAGACACGAAAAAAGCTATGAAGAAAATTCTTTCAGATATTCAGGACGGAACCTTTGCCAAGGACTTCTTGTTAGATATGTCACAGGCAGGCGGACAGGCGCACTTCAAGGCTATGAGGAAGTTAGCTGCTGAGCATCCGGCAGAGACAGTAGGTAAGGATATCCGCAAGCTGTACAGCTGGAACAATGAAAGCAGCAAGCTCATCAATAATTAA
- a CDS encoding LysR family transcriptional regulator, with the protein MEQNLNLYQIFYEVANCRNFSVAAKKLYISQPAISKSISKLEEGLNVMLFHRSSRGVTLTAEGEILYKHVENAMLALHSGEEMLRSSTSQGISPLSIGVSTTLCKYILLPLLKDFIAGNPNIKITISCQSTFETISELKSGAIDIGLVGIPPKEISNSSMVSYLPVKTIEDIFVATDTYLAPYSYKNKGESYENEKLFKEASFIMLDKENISRKHADTFLSEQRLTLKNIIEVNNMDLSIEFARAGLGIACVIGDFVKEDLKNGTLRELKLGHKVPKRQIGFAYPSKIPMTNTMNTLIQYYQVLL; encoded by the coding sequence ATGGAGCAAAATCTCAATTTATATCAAATATTTTATGAAGTAGCCAATTGCCGCAACTTCTCAGTTGCCGCCAAAAAATTATATATCAGCCAGCCGGCTATCAGCAAGTCCATCTCCAAACTTGAGGAAGGCTTAAATGTGATGCTTTTTCATCGCTCCTCCCGAGGCGTGACCCTGACGGCTGAAGGAGAAATACTTTATAAACACGTAGAAAATGCCATGCTCGCTCTGCACTCGGGTGAGGAAATGCTGCGCTCATCCACCTCACAGGGTATCAGCCCTCTTTCCATCGGAGTCAGTACTACTCTTTGCAAATACATCCTCCTTCCCCTTTTGAAGGATTTTATTGCAGGAAATCCTAATATAAAAATTACCATCTCCTGCCAGTCCACCTTCGAGACGATTTCCGAGTTGAAAAGCGGAGCAATAGATATCGGACTTGTGGGCATCCCTCCTAAAGAAATATCTAATTCGTCCATGGTCTCCTATCTTCCCGTCAAAACGATAGAAGATATTTTCGTCGCTACAGACACCTATTTAGCGCCATATTCTTATAAAAACAAAGGGGAGTCCTATGAAAATGAGAAACTTTTTAAAGAAGCTTCTTTTATCATGCTTGATAAAGAGAACATATCGAGAAAGCACGCAGATACCTTTTTATCTGAACAAAGGCTTACACTTAAAAACATCATCGAAGTGAACAATATGGACTTGTCCATCGAATTTGCCAGAGCCGGACTGGGTATCGCCTGCGTTATCGGAGATTTCGTAAAAGAAGATTTAAAAAACGGAACCTTGCGCGAATTAAAGCTGGGGCACAAAGTTCCGAAACGTCAAATCGGCTTCGCTTATCCTTCCAAAATACCGATGACAAATACAATGAATACATTGATTCAGTATTATCAGGTGCTTTTGTAA
- a CDS encoding DUF4037 domain-containing protein: MKGLELSEKYYLVHGKKMLEEKFPEVAKRAAIGLVGQGSECLGFDDEISMDHDYGPSFCIWLTKEDYEEYGGKVAREYERLPADFGGVQGRIVSAHGKGRVGVHSIPDFYYGLIGCEDTPESNMEWLRIPESGLCSAVNGKVFMDPLGEFSRIRNELLAFYPEDVRLKKIAARAAVMAQAGQYNYARAMKRGEHVAAQLSLDEFTKSTISMVYLLNKKYTPFYKWMHRGMKELPILSEIGDILNLLVMTEEQAEAWGNTRAQDYLYALNTKDQRIIIVEAICNLVLQELISQGLTVGEDNFLENHTMYIMEKIKDPHIRALQIMEG; encoded by the coding sequence ATGAAAGGTTTAGAGTTATCGGAAAAATATTACCTTGTACATGGTAAAAAAATGTTAGAAGAAAAATTTCCCGAGGTCGCAAAACGGGCAGCCATTGGATTGGTGGGACAAGGTTCAGAATGCCTCGGCTTCGATGACGAGATTTCCATGGATCACGATTACGGCCCATCCTTTTGCATATGGCTGACCAAAGAAGATTATGAGGAATATGGCGGGAAAGTAGCTCGGGAATATGAAAGGCTTCCGGCGGATTTCGGCGGCGTGCAAGGAAGAATAGTGAGCGCTCACGGCAAAGGCAGAGTGGGGGTACACTCCATTCCTGATTTTTATTATGGGCTTATTGGTTGTGAAGATACTCCCGAAAGCAATATGGAATGGCTGCGGATACCGGAGTCTGGGCTTTGCAGTGCGGTAAACGGTAAGGTGTTTATGGATCCCTTGGGGGAATTCAGCCGGATACGAAATGAACTGCTGGCATTTTATCCGGAGGATGTAAGACTCAAGAAAATAGCTGCAAGAGCGGCTGTTATGGCTCAGGCCGGACAATATAACTATGCAAGGGCCATGAAAAGGGGAGAGCATGTGGCAGCACAGCTTTCTCTGGACGAATTTACAAAAAGTACGATTTCTATGGTATATCTTCTGAATAAGAAATATACGCCTTTTTATAAATGGATGCACCGCGGGATGAAGGAACTTCCCATATTATCCGAAATCGGTGATATACTAAATCTCCTCGTCATGACGGAAGAACAGGCAGAAGCCTGGGGAAATACAAGGGCACAGGACTACTTATATGCGCTGAATACGAAGGATCAAAGAATCATTATCGTGGAAGCCATATGTAATCTGGTGCTTCAGGAACTTATCTCACAGGGACTTACAGTAGGTGAGGACAATTTTTTGGAAAATCATACGATGTACATTATGGAGAAAATAAAGGATCCGCATATCCGCGCCCTGCAGATTATGGAAGGATAA
- the ilvN gene encoding acetolactate synthase small subunit encodes MRKKVFQLLVDNTAGVLSRISGLFSRRGYNIESITAGVTADPRFTRITIVASGDDEILDQIEKQVAKLVDVRDIKVLEPDDSVYRELVLIKVKAAAKERQAIIAVADVFRAKIIDVAAESLIIELTGAQSKIEAFISLLDGYEILELAKTGITGLGRGSHNVTYLVD; translated from the coding sequence ATGCGTAAGAAAGTATTCCAGCTCCTGGTCGATAATACTGCCGGTGTTTTGAGCAGAATATCGGGATTGTTTTCCAGACGGGGCTATAATATTGAAAGCATTACGGCGGGAGTTACCGCTGATCCGAGATTTACAAGAATTACGATTGTGGCATCGGGAGACGACGAGATACTGGACCAGATAGAGAAGCAGGTAGCAAAATTAGTAGATGTCAGGGATATAAAGGTGCTGGAACCCGACGACAGTGTATACAGGGAACTGGTGTTGATTAAGGTAAAAGCAGCCGCCAAAGAGCGTCAGGCAATTATTGCGGTAGCGGATGTATTTAGGGCGAAGATTATCGATGTTGCTGCGGAAAGCCTGATTATCGAATTAACGGGTGCACAGTCGAAGATAGAAGCATTTATCAGTCTGCTGGACGGCTACGAGATTCTGGAACTTGCCAAAACGGGGATTACCGGTTTGGGGAGAGGTTCTCATAATGTTACCTATTTAGTGGATTAA
- the leuC gene encoding 3-isopropylmalate dehydratase large subunit, giving the protein MGMTMTQKILAAHAGLDKVEAGQLIEADLDLVLGNDITSPVAIKEMEKMKVNGVFDKDKIALVPDHFVPNKDIKSAEHCKCVREFAYRNDITNYFEVGEMGIEHALLPEKGLTVAGDVIIGADSHTCTYGALGAFSTGVGSTDMAAGMATGKAWFKVPSAIRFHVIGKMSKWVSGKDVILHIIGMIGVDGALYKSMEFTGEGIANLSMDDRFTIANMAIEAGGKNGIFPVDDLAIAYIKEHSKKPYTIYEADEDAVYDEEYTIDLSVLRPTIAFPHLPENTKTIDDIKEDIAIDQVVIGSCTNGRLDDLRIAAEVFEGRHVKKGMRCIIIPATQAIYMQAMEEGLLKTFIEAGAVVSTPTCGPCLGGYMGILAEDERCVSTTNRNFVGRMGHVKSEIYLASPAVAAASAIEGKISYPCRLQ; this is encoded by the coding sequence ATGGGAATGACGATGACCCAGAAGATTCTGGCAGCACATGCTGGACTCGATAAAGTGGAAGCCGGGCAACTGATAGAGGCTGATTTGGATTTGGTGCTCGGCAACGACATTACGAGTCCTGTTGCAATTAAAGAAATGGAAAAAATGAAAGTAAACGGCGTTTTTGATAAGGATAAAATTGCGCTGGTGCCGGACCACTTCGTGCCTAACAAGGATATTAAATCTGCGGAGCATTGTAAGTGCGTGAGGGAATTCGCATACCGCAATGACATTACGAATTACTTTGAAGTAGGAGAGATGGGCATCGAACATGCGCTTTTGCCGGAAAAAGGACTTACCGTTGCCGGAGATGTTATTATCGGCGCTGACTCTCATACGTGTACCTACGGCGCTCTCGGCGCATTTTCCACAGGTGTGGGAAGTACGGATATGGCGGCAGGTATGGCTACCGGAAAAGCGTGGTTTAAAGTTCCATCGGCAATCAGGTTCCATGTAATTGGTAAAATGTCCAAGTGGGTCAGCGGCAAGGATGTTATCTTACATATTATAGGGATGATCGGCGTAGACGGCGCACTTTATAAGTCCATGGAATTTACAGGAGAGGGTATTGCGAATCTTTCTATGGACGATAGATTTACAATTGCGAACATGGCAATCGAAGCGGGTGGTAAGAATGGAATCTTTCCTGTCGACGATCTTGCAATCGCATATATCAAGGAGCATTCTAAAAAGCCGTATACTATTTATGAAGCGGATGAGGATGCGGTTTATGATGAAGAATATACTATCGACTTAAGCGTCTTAAGACCTACCATTGCGTTTCCCCATCTTCCCGAAAACACAAAGACTATCGACGATATTAAAGAGGATATTGCAATCGATCAGGTAGTCATTGGGTCCTGCACTAACGGTAGATTAGATGATCTGCGCATTGCGGCGGAAGTGTTCGAGGGAAGACATGTGAAAAAGGGAATGCGCTGTATTATCATTCCCGCGACGCAGGCTATTTATATGCAGGCTATGGAGGAAGGGCTTTTGAAAACTTTTATTGAGGCGGGAGCAGTTGTCAGTACCCCTACCTGCGGTCCTTGCCTTGGCGGTTACATGGGAATCCTTGCGGAGGACGAGAGGTGTGTTTCCACTACAAATCGTAATTTCGTAGGCCGCATGGGACATGTGAAGTCGGAAATCTATCTTGCGAGCCCTGCGGTGGCGGCAGCCAGCGCGATTGAAGGTAAGATTTCCTATCCATGCCGTTTGCAGTAA
- the ruvA gene encoding Holliday junction branch migration protein RuvA has protein sequence MIAYLKGEIADITEDNLILEANSIGYNIKISSGTAGMLPGIGEEVKIYTYTCVREDAFLLYGFLTKDDLDIFKKLITVNGIGPKGGLAILSVMSADSLRFAIISGDVKEISKAPGIGKKTAERVILDLRDKVSIEDTFVNKSMGDDLGDVSSGDANIKNEAIEALTALGYSASEALKAVKQVTVMEDMDTEDILKQALKKMY, from the coding sequence ATGATAGCATATTTAAAGGGTGAAATCGCAGATATTACAGAGGATAATCTTATTTTGGAAGCGAACAGCATCGGATATAATATTAAAATATCCTCAGGCACGGCAGGGATGCTGCCGGGAATCGGAGAGGAAGTGAAGATATATACCTATACCTGTGTGAGAGAGGATGCTTTTCTTCTGTACGGCTTTCTTACAAAGGATGATCTGGATATATTTAAGAAGCTGATTACGGTAAACGGAATCGGCCCTAAGGGCGGCCTTGCAATCTTGTCTGTAATGAGTGCGGACAGCCTGCGGTTTGCTATCATCTCAGGGGATGTGAAGGAAATTTCCAAAGCTCCCGGAATTGGAAAGAAGACAGCCGAGAGGGTTATTCTCGACCTTCGGGATAAGGTTTCTATAGAAGATACCTTTGTGAATAAAAGCATGGGCGACGATCTTGGCGATGTATCGTCCGGCGATGCAAACATTAAAAACGAAGCGATTGAAGCGCTTACTGCATTGGGTTACTCTGCCTCCGAGGCGTTGAAGGCTGTAAAGCAGGTTACAGTTATGGAGGATATGGATACCGAGGATATCTTGAAGCAGGCGCTTAAGAAGATGTATTGA
- the ruvB gene encoding Holliday junction branch migration DNA helicase RuvB, giving the protein MARRMIETNLTEEDIKIEGSLRPQCLADYIGQTKVKENLKVYIDAAKLRNDSLDHVLFYGPPGLGKTTLAGIIASEMGVNMKVTSGPAIEKPGEMAAILNNLQPGDLLFVDEIHRLNRQVEEVLYPAMEDYAIDIIIGKGAAARSIRLELPKFTLVGATTRAGLLTAPLRDRFGVIHRLEFYSVDELKVIILHSARVLKVAIEEQGAEELARRSRGTPRLANRMLKRVRDYAQIKYDGIITEEVAKTALDLMDVDRMGLDYIDRNILITIIDKFKGGPVGLDTLAASIGEDAGTLEDVYEPYLLKNGFLNRTPKGRTATDLAYHHLGLEIPS; this is encoded by the coding sequence ATGGCAAGAAGAATGATAGAAACAAACCTGACGGAAGAAGACATTAAGATCGAAGGCTCTCTCAGACCCCAGTGCCTTGCAGATTATATCGGACAGACAAAGGTGAAAGAAAATCTGAAGGTATATATAGACGCAGCCAAGCTTAGAAACGATTCCCTGGATCACGTATTGTTCTATGGGCCTCCTGGTCTTGGAAAGACTACCCTGGCCGGCATCATAGCATCGGAGATGGGCGTGAATATGAAGGTTACCAGCGGTCCTGCCATCGAGAAGCCAGGAGAAATGGCTGCAATTCTAAATAATTTACAGCCGGGTGATTTATTGTTTGTGGATGAGATCCACCGTCTGAACAGACAGGTGGAGGAAGTTCTCTACCCTGCGATGGAAGATTACGCCATAGATATTATAATAGGAAAGGGCGCCGCGGCACGGTCTATCCGTTTGGAGCTTCCAAAGTTCACTCTGGTGGGAGCGACTACAAGAGCGGGACTATTGACAGCTCCCCTGAGAGACCGTTTCGGCGTAATTCACCGGTTGGAATTCTACTCCGTGGATGAACTTAAGGTTATTATCCTGCATTCCGCCCGGGTTTTGAAGGTGGCGATCGAAGAACAGGGAGCGGAGGAGCTGGCGAGGAGGAGCAGGGGAACGCCGCGGCTGGCTAACCGGATGCTTAAGCGGGTAAGAGATTATGCACAGATAAAGTACGACGGAATCATCACGGAAGAAGTGGCTAAGACAGCTTTGGATCTTATGGACGTGGACAGAATGGGACTGGATTATATAGACAGGAACATATTGATTACTATAATCGATAAGTTCAAGGGGGGGCCGGTGGGACTGGACACACTGGCGGCATCCATCGGTGAGGATGCGGGCACCCTGGAGGATGTATATGAGCCTTACCTTTTGAAAAACGGGTTTTTAAACCGTACACCGAAAGGAAGAACAGCTACAGATTTGGCATATCATCATTTAGGACTTGAAATTCCCTCTTAA
- the ilvN gene encoding acetolactate synthase small subunit encodes MKRIYSVLVENRSGVLCKVAGLFSRRCFNIDSLAVGETDDSAVSCMTIVSSGDERTIEQIEKQLNKKLDVIKVKTFDESASISRELMLIKVKYNKNNRRDIMENCDIMKAQIVDMSKNMMIIQVCDIPERIQLFINMLKSISIVEVARTGTLALQKCKDMES; translated from the coding sequence ATGAAAAGAATATATTCCGTATTAGTAGAAAACCGATCGGGCGTTCTCTGTAAAGTGGCGGGACTTTTTTCCAGAAGGTGCTTTAATATCGACTCTCTTGCAGTGGGAGAAACCGATGATTCTGCAGTATCCTGCATGACCATAGTGAGCAGCGGCGATGAGAGGACCATAGAACAGATAGAAAAGCAGCTTAATAAGAAGCTAGATGTCATAAAGGTTAAGACTTTTGATGAAAGCGCCAGTATCAGCAGAGAGCTTATGCTCATTAAGGTAAAGTATAATAAGAACAATCGCCGTGATATTATGGAGAACTGTGATATTATGAAGGCACAGATCGTAGATATGTCCAAGAACATGATGATCATTCAGGTGTGTGACATTCCCGAGAGGATTCAGCTGTTTATCAACATGCTGAAATCTATCAGTATTGTAGAGGTTGCCAGAACAGGTACTCTGGCGCTTCAGAAATGTAAGGATATGGAGAGTTGA
- a CDS encoding tetratricopeptide repeat protein — protein sequence MNTEQFWGHLDNLFQRNEIDKVEPYLLGELEKAKEAEDYPAYIVIGNEMIGFYRSVSQFKKAFDIAEDVLLLLEELQLENSEHFATTLLNAATAYRAAGELGPAYKYYLQVLQIYEGLLPKDDYRFAGLYNNMSILLEQMNENEKAAELSKKALSIVCVLENSEAEQATTLTNLALLYFKMNKPGEASKALEEALGLFEATGGEQTDAHYSAALAGVGEAYFRIGDYENSLLSYEKALSEVKKHFGENQSYGILCENCAAVCECLKDKEKAEYYRKNVEEIYSRIGLQQ from the coding sequence ATGAATACCGAACAATTTTGGGGACATCTGGACAACCTGTTTCAAAGAAACGAAATAGATAAAGTAGAGCCCTATCTGCTGGGGGAACTGGAAAAAGCCAAGGAAGCAGAAGATTATCCCGCATATATCGTAATCGGCAATGAGATGATCGGCTTTTACCGCAGCGTCTCTCAATTCAAAAAAGCCTTCGATATCGCGGAGGACGTCCTTTTACTTTTAGAAGAATTACAGCTGGAAAACAGCGAACACTTCGCCACAACACTTCTGAATGCGGCGACGGCTTATCGTGCGGCTGGCGAGTTAGGACCGGCATATAAATATTACTTGCAGGTGCTTCAGATATACGAGGGACTGCTTCCAAAAGACGATTACCGGTTCGCCGGACTTTACAACAATATGAGCATTTTGTTAGAGCAGATGAATGAGAACGAAAAAGCGGCGGAGCTTTCTAAGAAGGCGCTCTCTATCGTATGTGTTTTGGAAAACAGCGAAGCGGAACAGGCGACGACTTTAACGAATCTCGCACTTTTGTATTTCAAGATGAATAAGCCGGGAGAGGCTTCAAAAGCTTTGGAAGAAGCGCTGGGACTATTCGAAGCTACCGGAGGGGAGCAGACGGATGCCCATTACAGTGCGGCTCTTGCAGGAGTGGGGGAAGCATATTTCCGTATAGGAGATTATGAGAATTCCCTGCTCTCCTATGAGAAGGCTCTGTCTGAGGTAAAAAAGCATTTTGGGGAGAATCAAAGCTATGGCATACTATGCGAGAATTGCGCTGCAGTGTGCGAATGCTTGAAGGACAAGGAAAAAGCTGAATATTATAGAAAGAATGTGGAAGAAATTTATAGCAGAATTGGATTGCAGCAATGA
- the leuD gene encoding 3-isopropylmalate dehydratase small subunit, translated as MKSAKGTVFKYGDNVDTDVIIPARYLNSSDPSELATHCMEDIDKEFIKNIKKGDIIVADKNFGCGSSREHAPIAIKAAGISCVIAETFARIFYRNAINIGLPIIECPEASKGIEAGDEVEVNFDTGVITNLTKGTAFQGQAFPEFMQKIIASEGLINYINNR; from the coding sequence ATGAAATCAGCAAAAGGAACAGTTTTTAAATATGGAGACAATGTGGATACGGATGTTATCATTCCGGCAAGATATCTGAACTCTTCCGATCCGTCCGAGCTTGCAACACACTGTATGGAGGATATCGACAAGGAGTTTATTAAGAATATAAAAAAAGGAGATATCATCGTGGCGGACAAAAATTTCGGCTGCGGTTCCTCCAGAGAACATGCTCCGATAGCGATAAAAGCAGCTGGGATAAGCTGCGTAATCGCGGAGACCTTCGCAAGAATCTTTTACCGCAATGCGATCAATATCGGACTTCCCATTATCGAGTGTCCCGAGGCTTCCAAGGGAATTGAGGCTGGAGATGAAGTTGAAGTGAACTTCGATACCGGTGTTATTACCAATCTGACGAAGGGGACAGCATTCCAAGGTCAGGCTTTTCCTGAGTTCATGCAGAAGATCATAGCTTCGGAAGGGTTGATTAATTACATTAACAATAGATAG
- a CDS encoding histidine phosphatase family protein → MKIIFIRHGDPDYANDILTQKGWREAKLLAKRVSSWNVKDFYCSPLGRAQETASCSLNIMNRQAVTYDWLREFYYPITDPTTGRHGVPWDFMPSYWTKEPLFYDKDHWHEADVLRSNSDLKPAFDEVCSGLDSILAKYGYVRDGMIYRTGITKEETGVSSLTPDSGKDAGTSKLLKSYSDDTIVIFCHLGVTFAMMSYLLGIAPTLLWQNFFIAPASVTVLISEERIPGEAYFRGQVVGDTSHLRDGNEPVSQAGYFAEPFQL, encoded by the coding sequence ATGAAAATTATTTTTATCAGACACGGAGATCCGGATTATGCGAACGATATTTTGACACAAAAGGGCTGGCGGGAAGCAAAGCTCCTTGCGAAGAGGGTAAGCAGCTGGAACGTAAAGGATTTTTACTGCTCTCCCCTTGGACGGGCACAGGAGACTGCTTCCTGCAGTTTAAATATCATGAATAGGCAGGCCGTTACTTATGATTGGCTTAGGGAGTTTTATTATCCGATTACCGATCCTACTACCGGAAGACACGGCGTGCCTTGGGATTTCATGCCTTCTTACTGGACGAAGGAGCCGTTGTTCTATGATAAGGACCATTGGCATGAAGCGGATGTTTTGAGGAGCAATAGTGATCTGAAGCCCGCATTCGATGAAGTATGCAGCGGGCTTGACAGTATCCTGGCAAAATACGGTTATGTGAGGGACGGCATGATATACCGCACCGGAATAACGAAGGAGGAGACAGGTGTCTCTTCTCTTACTCCCGATTCAGGAAAGGATGCCGGTACGTCAAAGCTCTTGAAGTCTTACAGCGATGATACTATCGTCATCTTCTGCCATCTGGGCGTTACCTTTGCAATGATGTCATATCTGTTAGGAATCGCGCCTACTTTATTGTGGCAGAATTTCTTCATTGCTCCTGCTTCAGTTACTGTTCTCATTTCGGAAGAAAGGATACCCGGCGAGGCGTATTTCCGTGGCCAGGTGGTAGGGGATACCTCGCATCTGCGGGATGGCAACGAACCGGTTTCACAAGCGGGATATTTTGCAGAGCCGTTTCAGCTATAA
- the zapA gene encoding cell division protein ZapA translates to MSAKTDTEVIIGGKVFTLSGYESEEYLQRVASYINNKMTEYGKVDSFRRQPLDTQNVLLQLNIADDYFKAKKQISLLEEDIQSKEKELYDLKHELITSQIKLENTEKSVKSLQTEINENAKKMIRMEMELKDAKK, encoded by the coding sequence ATGTCGGCGAAGACAGATACGGAAGTTATCATTGGCGGTAAAGTATTCACTTTGAGCGGTTACGAAAGCGAAGAGTATCTACAGAGAGTCGCGTCTTATATTAACAATAAGATGACGGAGTACGGCAAAGTCGACAGCTTTAGAAGGCAGCCTCTGGACACCCAGAACGTCCTGCTGCAGCTTAACATTGCCGACGATTATTTTAAGGCAAAGAAACAGATAAGCCTTTTAGAAGAAGATATCCAGAGCAAAGAAAAGGAATTGTACGATTTGAAACATGAGTTGATTACTTCCCAGATTAAGCTGGAAAATACGGAGAAAAGTGTAAAAAGTCTACAGACGGAGATAAATGAAAACGCGAAGAAAATGATTCGCATGGAAATGGAACTGAAGGATGCGAAAAAGTAA